A region of the Nitrospirota bacterium genome:
AATGGTTTCAAGTCCCTGTCAGAAGGCCAGGAAGTAAACTTTGAAGTCGAAGATAGCTCTAAAGGCCCAAAAGCAGTTAATGTAGTAAAGGTATAGATTCCTGAACCTGCAGGCCCTGATGGTTTATCATCAGGGCCTTTATTTATGAACATCCTCATCTTTAAAAACATCCCTGAGCATTTCATACTTTACACCAAACCTGTCTTTCAATATATTGTCAAAGCGCTTAATAATTTTCATGAGATATATGTCATGTCTTATATAGTCTTCCACGATGGTAATGATTCCCTGGTTTAAGCTCCATATTGCTTCAGCCCTTTCGCCTTCTATCCTACTGATGAGCACTTCCCTATAATCGGTTACAAGGGCAAACCCCCTGCAGCCCTTTTCTGCATAAAGAGTATCCTCAACCGGATGTTTGTGTATCTGTCCGATCCTGATATTAGTTGCCCCATAATGAAGGACTGCTATGGACAGCCCTTTTTCTTCGGCACTTTTAAGGGGATTCTCGATGCGGGTTAGCTCAAACGGCCACAGGGAAAGCAGTATCTTTTCTTTTGCAGTTTCTATCATCCTGCCTGCCTTAAGAATAAGGCCTTCATAATCCCTTATAT
Encoded here:
- a CDS encoding TrmB family transcriptional regulator, which produces MKSTQSKLTRLGLSEYEAKAYLALLKESPSTAYEIAKASGVPTSKVYEVVKRLEGRGMIQVIRGEHVKMFVPVSPDEFIGNYRAAIESNLQSLKGELKSFKGMIDEGYIWNIRDYEGLILKAGRMIETAKEKILLSLWPFELTRIENPLKSAEEKGLSIAVLHYGATNIRIGQIHKHPVEDTLYAEKGCRGFALVTDYREVLISRIEGERAEAIWSLNQGIITIVEDYIRHDIYLMKIIKRFDNILKDRFGVKYEMLRDVFKDEDVHK